A portion of the Camelus ferus isolate YT-003-E chromosome 16, BCGSAC_Cfer_1.0, whole genome shotgun sequence genome contains these proteins:
- the LOC106728624 gene encoding LOW QUALITY PROTEIN: 60S ribosomal protein L29 (The sequence of the model RefSeq protein was modified relative to this genomic sequence to represent the inferred CDS: deleted 1 base in 1 codon; substituted 1 base at 1 genomic stop codon), with protein sequence MAKLKNHTTHNQSRKWHRNAVKKLXSQQYESLKGVDPKFLRNMRFAKKHNKKGLKEMQANNAKAMSARAEAIKALVKPKEVKPKIPKGSSRKLSRLAYIAHPKLGKRARACIAKGLRLCRPKAKDKAQTKAAASAAAAAPAQAQAPKGAQAPTKAPEKRLSSIDVRI encoded by the exons ATGGCCAAGTTGAAgaaccacaccacacacaaccaGTCCCGAAAATGGCACAGAAACGCCGTCAAAAAACTCTGATCACAACAGTATGAATCTCTTAAGGGGGTGGACCCCAAGTTCCTGAGGAACATGCGCTTTGCCAAGAAGCACAACAAAAAGGGCCTGAAGGAGATGCAGGCCAACAACGCCAAGGCCATGAGTGCACGTGCTGAGGCTATCAAGGCTCTCGTAAAGCCCAAGGAGGTCAAGCCCAAGATTCCAAAGGGCAGCAGCCGCAAG CTCAGTCGACTTGCCTATATTGCTCACCCCAAGCTCGGGAAACGTGCTCGTGCCTGCATTGCCAAGGGTCTCAGGCTCTGTCGGCCAAAGGCCAAGGACAAGGCTCAGACCAAGGCCGCAGCttcagctgcagctgcagctccaGCTCAGGCTCAGGCTCCCAAAGGCGCCCAGGCCCCTACAAAGGCTCCAGAGAAGAGGctttcatctattgatgtgagGATATAA